In the Colletotrichum higginsianum IMI 349063 chromosome 7 map unlocalized unitig_7, whole genome shotgun sequence genome, one interval contains:
- a CDS encoding Capsule polysaccharide biosynthesis protein has protein sequence MTNLIGNLTSILVSRDLFSTSYSPTVSWKTQLFLVGLFGFLFANAKSLPLAHTLRLLPSVYRLFWPRLFKKPKRESLTADSIQESAITAASPSLFRYEVANYRVAPLDLDVNLHKSNSTFFTDADISRAALLTKILSPALARLGPADFVLAAVQSSFKRPVAPWQAYRVSSRILAWDERSLYLVTYFTKPGTDGLLAEVDLRGGPAAVLDDKVLSKGVFATLATKYVFKAGRTTVRPLDVLVEAGLLHHGEGPGRGEAVGISEIQEGVERGLEYVKSGVV, from the coding sequence ATGACGAACTTGATCGGCAACCTAACGAGTATCCTCGTATCTCGCGACCTCTTCTCGACTTCTTATTCTCCAACCGTTTCATGGAAAACACAGTTGTTTCTCGTTGGCCTCTTTGGATTTCTCTTTGCCAATGCGAAGAGCTTGCCTCTGGCTCACACCCTGCGCCTGCTGCCCTCTGTCTATCGACTCTTCTGGCCTCGACTCTTCAAGAAGCCCAAAAGGGAATCTCTCACGGCAGATAGCATACAGGAATCtgccatcaccgccgcctcccccaGCCTGTTCCGCTACGAAGTCGCCAACTACCGGGTCGCCccgctcgacctcgacgtcaacCTGCACAAGTCCAACAGCACGTTTTTCACCGACGCAGACATCAGCCGCGCGGCTCTGCTCACCAAAATCCTGTCGCCGGCGCTCGCGCGCCTCGGGCCCGCGGAtttcgtcctcgccgcggtGCAGTCCAGCTTCAAGCGCCCCGTCGCGCCCTGGCAGGCGTACCGGGTTTCGTCGAGGATCCTGGCCTGGGACGAGCGGTCGCTGTACCTCGTGACCTACTTCACGAAGCCCGGCACGGACGGGCTTCTCGCCGAGGTGGATCTTCGAGGAGGTccggccgccgtgctcgacgATAAGGTCCTGAGTAAAGGCGTGTTTGCGACGTTGGCCACCAAGTATGTGTTCAAGGCTGGCCGGACGACTGTGAGGCCGTTGGATGTCCTTGTGGAGGCTGGCTTGCTTCATCACGGGGAGGGACCTGGCCGGGGGGAGGCAGTGGGAATCTCTGAGATTCAGGAAGGGGTAGAGCGTGGTCTCGAGTATGTAAAGAGCGGCGTTGTTTGA